In a single window of the Natronosalvus caseinilyticus genome:
- a CDS encoding ABC transporter permease, protein MTSLHILLEGVTTGVFSFVSLQGLLDGLTVGLIYVLLAAGLSVIFGVMHVINFAHGELFTLGAYFALALIAPLGGGYAFFAALLIAPLLVGVVGVAIERFTVRPLYGRNPLYHILLTFGLVLVINDLIYLVWGTGNRSFNRPEIIRGTFELFGFSFSSYNLFIIVFGTLVALAVWAALEYTRYGLIIRAGSQDRQMVRNLGIDIDRYYSLVFGAGAALAAIAGIIVGGTQQVSPSMGMSFIIPAFVIVVLGGLGSFKGAVVGGLLVGVLQETIIRPNVPALEGTVIFLLMIGILLVRPQGLFGTEAPEDESGTLLAGTDGGFLDQDTRLKLGFVMVVLLVLIPFGSGWLYSGYAVTLVTRMLLWGLFALSLDFVMGYTGLVSLGHVLFWGLGAYTAAITLINVSESAFVAIALAIALSAVAAWIVGVLSIRVAGVYFAMITLAFAELFYNAIYSLDTISLFGLIEERPFTGGSDGLFGFGAYYGVGGAGIELNEIEVVLGPVVLGGSALFYYVVLAALVASFFLTRRILNSPFGAVMKAIRENEQRATFLGYDTTVYKRRAFVISGAVAGLAGSLSALNTGLVTPSAAEWIKSGEVIVMVVLGGMGTLYGPILGSFVFFGLENVLTDFTGYWRLVLGIIFILFVIFLPRGLVSLPGQLRPLISGGPGSKPTPDDTAPGGDD, encoded by the coding sequence AATTGCACCCCTCGGTGGCGGGTACGCGTTCTTCGCCGCCCTGTTGATCGCACCGCTTCTCGTCGGGGTCGTCGGCGTGGCGATCGAACGATTCACCGTCCGACCGCTGTACGGACGAAATCCCCTCTATCACATCTTGCTCACGTTCGGACTGGTGCTCGTCATCAACGACCTGATCTATCTGGTGTGGGGAACGGGGAACCGCTCGTTCAATCGCCCCGAGATCATCCGTGGCACCTTCGAGCTGTTTGGGTTCAGTTTTAGCTCGTACAACCTGTTCATCATCGTCTTCGGGACTCTCGTCGCCCTCGCCGTCTGGGCGGCACTCGAGTACACGCGGTACGGGCTCATTATTCGCGCCGGGTCACAGGACCGCCAGATGGTCCGGAATCTGGGCATCGATATCGACCGATACTACTCGCTGGTGTTCGGCGCTGGCGCCGCCCTCGCGGCGATTGCAGGGATCATCGTTGGCGGCACCCAGCAAGTGAGCCCCAGCATGGGGATGTCGTTCATCATCCCAGCGTTCGTCATCGTCGTCCTCGGCGGTCTCGGGAGTTTCAAGGGTGCGGTCGTCGGGGGGCTTCTCGTCGGGGTTCTCCAGGAGACGATTATTCGACCCAACGTCCCCGCGCTCGAGGGGACCGTGATCTTTCTACTGATGATCGGGATCTTGTTGGTTCGCCCACAGGGGCTGTTCGGAACCGAAGCTCCGGAGGACGAAAGCGGGACGTTGCTGGCCGGAACCGACGGTGGCTTTCTGGATCAGGACACGCGGTTGAAACTCGGGTTCGTGATGGTGGTCTTGCTGGTGTTGATTCCGTTCGGAAGCGGCTGGCTCTACTCGGGGTACGCAGTCACGCTCGTGACCCGGATGCTCCTGTGGGGACTGTTCGCGCTGTCGCTCGATTTCGTCATGGGGTACACCGGCCTCGTTTCGCTCGGCCACGTCCTCTTCTGGGGGCTCGGCGCGTACACGGCCGCGATCACGCTGATCAACGTGAGCGAGTCCGCGTTCGTCGCAATCGCGCTGGCTATCGCGCTCTCTGCGGTGGCCGCGTGGATCGTCGGGGTTCTCTCGATTCGGGTCGCCGGCGTCTACTTCGCGATGATTACGCTCGCGTTCGCGGAATTGTTCTACAACGCGATCTATTCGCTGGATACGATTTCGCTCTTCGGTCTCATCGAGGAGCGGCCGTTTACCGGCGGCTCGGACGGGCTCTTTGGCTTCGGCGCGTACTACGGTGTCGGAGGCGCCGGTATCGAACTCAACGAAATCGAGGTCGTCCTCGGTCCGGTCGTCCTCGGTGGCTCAGCCTTGTTCTACTACGTCGTACTGGCGGCCCTCGTCGCTTCGTTCTTCCTCACCCGCCGAATTCTCAACTCGCCGTTCGGCGCGGTCATGAAAGCGATCCGCGAGAACGAACAGCGGGCGACGTTCCTCGGCTACGACACGACCGTCTACAAGCGCCGCGCGTTCGTCATCAGCGGGGCAGTTGCCGGACTCGCCGGCAGCCTGTCAGCGCTCAACACGGGACTCGTTACGCCCTCGGCCGCCGAGTGGATCAAATCGGGCGAGGTTATCGTTATGGTTGTCCTCGGGGGTATGGGGACGCTGTACGGGCCGATTCTGGGCTCGTTCGTCTTCTTCGGCCTCGAGAACGTACTGACCGACTTCACCGGCTACTGGCGATTGGTACTCGGTATCATCTTCATTCTGTTCGTCATCTTCCTCCCGCGAGGGCTGGTCTCGCTTCCGGGACAGCTTCGCCCGCTCATCTCGGGCGGTCCCGGCTCGAAACCGACCCCTGACGATACGGCACCGGGAGGTGACGACTGA
- a CDS encoding ABC transporter ATP-binding protein produces MATEPLPNDTKTILRTEGLVKRFGEFTATDHVELELEHGEFRSLIGPNGAGKTTLFNLISGALPVTEGEIYFAGRDDEEPTPITSLSPAERVRRGIGRSFQISNIFGGLSVRENVRLAVQSVNREEIGLLESLFRPTDRYDEITAETERILERVGLESVADVTANALAYGDRRRLEIGVVLATDPELVLLDEPTAGMSVEETRETIDLIQDVLVDQTLLLIEHDIELVMELSDRISVLNRGELLAEGTPDQIASNQAVQDAYLGGTLDE; encoded by the coding sequence ATGGCGACCGAACCGCTTCCGAACGACACGAAAACCATCCTCCGCACCGAGGGACTGGTCAAACGCTTCGGCGAATTCACGGCGACGGACCACGTCGAACTCGAGCTCGAGCACGGCGAGTTCCGGAGCCTGATCGGGCCGAACGGGGCCGGAAAGACGACCCTGTTCAACCTCATATCCGGGGCGCTTCCGGTCACGGAAGGGGAGATCTACTTCGCCGGACGCGACGACGAGGAACCGACTCCTATTACGTCGCTCTCGCCGGCCGAGCGCGTTCGCCGCGGCATCGGCCGATCGTTCCAGATATCGAATATATTTGGCGGCTTATCAGTTCGAGAAAACGTCAGGCTAGCGGTCCAATCGGTAAACCGAGAGGAAATTGGGCTGCTCGAGTCGCTGTTTCGACCGACCGACCGCTACGACGAGATCACCGCCGAAACCGAGCGCATCCTCGAGCGTGTCGGCCTCGAATCAGTCGCGGACGTCACCGCTAACGCGCTGGCGTACGGCGATCGGCGCCGCCTCGAGATCGGCGTCGTCCTGGCGACCGATCCCGAACTGGTCTTGCTCGACGAGCCGACTGCCGGCATGAGCGTCGAGGAGACGAGAGAAACGATCGATCTGATCCAGGACGTCCTGGTAGATCAGACATTATTACTCATCGAACACGACATCGAACTCGTCATGGAACTTTCCGATCGAATCAGCGTGTTGAATCGCGGCGAACTCCTCGCGGAGGGAACGCCGGACCAGATCGCTAGTAACCAGGCCGTCCAGGACGCCTACCTCGGAGGGACGCTCGATGAGTGA
- a CDS encoding ABC transporter ATP-binding protein yields MSDRVPLLELESVDAGYGETRVLHDLSLTIDEGEIVSLIGRNGAGKTTTLRSIMGIIMPTSGTIAYRGEDITQLDATATAKRGLSLVPEERQIFPELTVRENLELASYGGADDVDSLSVDEALETFENLAEREGNAGSSLSGGEQQMLAIARALVAGADLILLDEPTEGLAPYIVQDVMDIIEDLNDRGITVLLIEQNVHVGLALADRNYVINQGEIVWEGTSAELEADEEVLDRFLGVTA; encoded by the coding sequence ATGAGTGATCGCGTTCCGCTTCTGGAACTCGAGTCCGTCGACGCGGGCTACGGCGAGACGCGAGTCCTGCACGACCTGTCGCTCACGATCGACGAGGGCGAAATCGTCTCATTGATCGGGCGCAATGGCGCCGGCAAGACGACGACGCTCCGGTCGATCATGGGAATTATCATGCCGACGTCGGGAACCATCGCCTATCGCGGCGAGGACATCACCCAGCTCGACGCGACGGCGACCGCCAAGCGGGGGCTCTCGCTCGTCCCCGAGGAGCGTCAGATATTCCCCGAGTTGACCGTCCGGGAGAACCTCGAACTCGCTTCCTACGGCGGGGCTGACGACGTCGACTCGCTGTCGGTCGACGAGGCGCTCGAGACGTTCGAGAACCTCGCCGAGCGGGAGGGGAACGCCGGGTCGTCGCTCTCGGGTGGCGAACAGCAGATGCTCGCCATCGCCCGGGCGCTCGTCGCGGGGGCCGACCTCATCCTGCTCGACGAGCCGACCGAGGGGCTCGCCCCCTACATCGTGCAGGACGTCATGGACATCATCGAGGACCTCAACGACCGTGGGATCACGGTTCTCCTCATCGAACAGAACGTCCACGTCGGCCTCGCCCTCGCGGACCGGAACTACGTCATCAACCAGGGCGAAATCGTCTGGGAGGGGACCTCAGCGGAACTCGAGGCCGACGAGGAGGTACTCGATCGGTTCCTCGGCGTCACGGCCTGA
- a CDS encoding cation:proton antiporter, which produces MVLELYDIGFVVVGVTLFGIAVLPRYVADRAISLPIFFVGLGFLGVWLPIGIPAPDPLEQGHVVERLAEFGVIIALMGVGLKLDRPPGLRAWASTWRLLLIAMPLSIVGAAVIGWWLVGLLVPTAVLLGACIAPTDPVLASEVQVDEPGDGSEEDVIGEGEYGDEVRFALSSEAGLNDGFAFPFTNLAVAVALVGLAPGNWMGEWLLIDVGYRIVVGSLLGVILGWISAKLIFATEPNTQIARSVQGLEAVAGTLLVYGITELVGGYGFIAVFVAAVTIRSSERSHEYNDALHQISELAEQVAMGVIMVFFGGAIAGGLLAPLTLQAGIAAVAIVFVVRPLAGLVGFLGSNTGWAERGAIAFFGIRGIGSFYYLAHGLNEAAFSDADLLWALVGAVVLISIVIHGITANPVMRMVTDSS; this is translated from the coding sequence GTGGTACTCGAGTTGTACGACATCGGCTTCGTCGTCGTCGGTGTGACGCTGTTCGGCATCGCCGTGCTTCCCCGATACGTCGCCGACAGAGCGATTTCGTTACCGATTTTCTTCGTGGGCCTCGGCTTTCTCGGAGTCTGGTTGCCGATCGGAATCCCCGCGCCGGATCCGCTCGAGCAAGGTCACGTCGTCGAACGGCTGGCGGAGTTCGGGGTCATCATCGCACTGATGGGCGTCGGACTGAAACTCGACCGGCCGCCAGGACTGCGAGCCTGGGCGTCGACCTGGCGGTTGCTGCTGATCGCGATGCCGCTATCGATCGTCGGCGCGGCGGTGATCGGCTGGTGGCTGGTCGGCCTCCTCGTTCCGACGGCGGTACTTCTCGGCGCGTGTATCGCCCCGACGGACCCCGTGCTCGCCTCCGAAGTGCAAGTCGACGAACCGGGAGACGGATCCGAAGAGGACGTAATCGGCGAGGGGGAGTACGGTGACGAGGTCCGGTTCGCCCTCTCCTCGGAGGCGGGGCTCAACGACGGTTTCGCCTTCCCGTTCACGAACCTCGCCGTTGCCGTCGCGCTCGTCGGCCTCGCTCCGGGTAACTGGATGGGAGAGTGGCTGCTGATCGACGTCGGCTACCGGATCGTGGTCGGCTCCCTCCTCGGCGTGATTCTCGGCTGGATCAGCGCCAAACTCATCTTCGCCACCGAACCGAACACGCAAATCGCCAGGTCGGTCCAGGGCCTCGAGGCCGTCGCCGGGACGCTCCTCGTCTACGGGATCACCGAACTCGTCGGCGGGTACGGCTTCATCGCCGTCTTCGTCGCCGCAGTGACGATCCGCAGTTCCGAACGGTCTCACGAGTACAACGACGCGCTCCACCAGATCAGCGAACTCGCCGAACAGGTCGCGATGGGGGTCATCATGGTCTTCTTCGGCGGCGCAATCGCCGGCGGACTGCTGGCGCCGTTGACCCTCCAGGCGGGGATTGCTGCCGTCGCCATCGTCTTCGTCGTGCGTCCGCTGGCCGGTCTCGTCGGCTTCCTCGGCTCGAATACGGGGTGGGCCGAACGCGGCGCCATCGCGTTCTTCGGTATCCGGGGGATCGGCTCGTTTTACTACCTCGCTCACGGCCTCAACGAGGCCGCCTTCTCCGACGCCGACTTGCTCTGGGCGCTCGTCGGAGCCGTCGTCCTCATTTCGATCGTCATCCACGGAATCACGGCGAACCCCGTCATGCGAATGGTGACGGACTCCTCGTGA
- a CDS encoding cation:proton antiporter regulatory subunit — protein sequence MTIYESDLPGVGKKYEVELEDGERLVIVTHNTGKREIYKKIEEDADSEKVFELSDRLARKIGTILEGAYFQPVQSERVETMLTDETFIEWYNLDPASELVGQTIAEAQIRERTGVSIVAIQRGEEVLAAPDPETTLAADDTLVVVGDRDDCRDFETLIGGDGGR from the coding sequence ATGACCATCTACGAGAGCGACCTTCCCGGCGTCGGCAAGAAGTACGAGGTAGAACTCGAGGACGGGGAGCGCCTCGTCATCGTCACACACAACACGGGGAAACGGGAAATCTACAAAAAGATCGAGGAGGACGCCGACAGCGAGAAGGTGTTCGAACTGTCCGATCGGCTCGCTCGAAAGATCGGAACGATCCTCGAGGGTGCGTACTTCCAGCCGGTGCAATCGGAGCGCGTCGAGACCATGCTCACCGACGAGACGTTCATCGAGTGGTACAACCTGGACCCGGCCTCGGAACTCGTCGGTCAGACCATCGCCGAGGCACAGATCCGCGAGCGGACCGGCGTCTCCATCGTCGCGATCCAGCGTGGCGAGGAGGTTCTCGCCGCACCGGATCCGGAAACGACGCTCGCGGCCGACGACACGCTCGTCGTCGTCGGCGACCGCGACGACTGCCGGGACTTCGAGACACTCATTGGAGGCGACGGCGGGCGGTGA
- a CDS encoding cation:proton antiporter: protein MAAETHLVDVGALFAVAAVAGLLASRIDQSVIPFYIVAGMLSGPYVLGTVDIPALLGIDVLPHGETLALDGQSEFIHLGAELGIVFLLFFLGLEFNLERLLAARHRIGKAGSVDLAVNFGAGLLLGFVLFESLLAALLVAGVVYISSSAIITKSLIDLGWIANDEANPMLGTLVYEDLFIAIYLAVVSALVLGGGDVGEALGSIGVAIGFILALLILVQFGTAWFQRSLETDSNEFLVLRALGILVLIAGAALALGVSEAVAAFFVGMAFSATDHVHDLEQLLEPVRDVFAAIFFFWIGLETNPQLFAGVAGLIAVAVIVTTPTKLLSGYLGGRIYDLDERRSLRVGLGMTTRGEFSLIIASIAVAGAGGAIAEPVATRIYAFTVGYVLVMSILGTTFMQYADRIEAVLVPRLEARSGAVSSGD, encoded by the coding sequence GTGGCAGCTGAAACCCACCTCGTCGACGTCGGCGCGCTCTTCGCCGTCGCCGCCGTCGCCGGCCTGCTCGCCTCACGGATCGACCAGTCGGTGATCCCGTTTTACATCGTCGCCGGGATGCTTTCGGGTCCGTACGTGCTCGGAACGGTCGATATTCCAGCTCTCCTGGGAATCGACGTTCTCCCACACGGGGAGACACTGGCACTCGACGGCCAGTCGGAGTTCATCCACCTGGGCGCCGAACTCGGGATCGTCTTCTTGCTGTTCTTCCTGGGCCTCGAGTTCAATCTCGAGCGACTGCTGGCGGCCAGACATCGCATCGGGAAAGCCGGAAGTGTCGACCTGGCCGTCAACTTCGGCGCCGGACTGCTCCTCGGGTTCGTGCTCTTCGAGTCACTCCTCGCAGCCCTGCTCGTCGCAGGTGTCGTCTACATCTCCTCGAGTGCGATCATCACCAAATCCCTGATCGACCTCGGCTGGATCGCCAACGACGAGGCGAACCCGATGCTCGGCACGCTCGTCTACGAGGACCTCTTCATCGCAATCTACCTCGCGGTGGTCTCCGCGCTCGTCCTGGGCGGCGGCGACGTCGGCGAGGCCCTCGGCTCGATTGGGGTTGCGATCGGATTCATCCTCGCGCTCTTGATACTCGTCCAGTTCGGCACCGCCTGGTTCCAGCGGAGTCTCGAGACCGACTCCAACGAGTTCCTCGTCCTCCGGGCGCTGGGGATTCTCGTCCTGATCGCGGGCGCTGCGCTCGCCCTGGGCGTGAGCGAGGCCGTCGCCGCCTTCTTCGTCGGGATGGCCTTTTCGGCGACCGACCACGTCCACGACCTCGAACAACTGCTCGAGCCCGTTCGGGACGTCTTCGCCGCCATCTTCTTCTTCTGGATCGGCCTCGAGACGAACCCGCAGCTGTTCGCCGGCGTCGCCGGGCTGATCGCCGTCGCGGTGATCGTCACGACGCCGACGAAACTGCTGAGCGGCTACCTCGGTGGCCGAATCTACGACCTCGACGAGCGACGATCCCTGCGGGTCGGCCTCGGCATGACGACCCGCGGCGAGTTCTCCCTGATCATCGCGAGCATCGCCGTGGCGGGTGCCGGCGGAGCGATCGCCGAACCCGTCGCCACCCGGATTTACGCGTTCACCGTCGGCTACGTGCTGGTCATGAGCATCCTCGGGACGACGTTCATGCAGTACGCCGACCGCATCGAAGCGGTGCTCGTGCCGCGCCTCGAGGCGCGCAGCGGGGCGGTCTCGAGCGGCGATTGA
- a CDS encoding HAD family hydrolase: MLEAVVFDLDYTLAVPDRDRETLLTEATAAAGAPPLSREAYLEAHRNNLTRESREPIFADLLADHDTSAEPGAVATAYRESIADALTPLAGVEAMLEDLRSTYRVGLLTNGPVRAQRDKLETLGWEGRFDAALVTGELEAGKPDPRAFEAILEELSVAPERAVYVGDEREADVEGATRAGMRAVQVLRADTEPDSRAVAHVDQPTIARDLPAVLASL; the protein is encoded by the coding sequence ATGCTCGAGGCAGTCGTCTTCGACTTAGATTACACGCTGGCGGTCCCCGACCGGGACCGGGAGACGTTGCTCACCGAGGCGACGGCCGCGGCCGGCGCACCGCCGCTCTCGAGGGAGGCGTACCTCGAGGCCCACCGGAACAACCTCACGCGCGAGAGCCGCGAACCCATCTTCGCGGACCTGCTCGCCGACCACGACACGAGCGCCGAGCCCGGCGCCGTCGCCACGGCCTACCGGGAGTCGATTGCCGACGCCCTCACGCCACTGGCGGGCGTCGAGGCCATGCTCGAGGACCTCCGGTCGACCTACCGCGTGGGACTCCTGACGAACGGCCCTGTCCGCGCCCAGCGGGACAAACTCGAGACGCTCGGTTGGGAGGGGCGATTCGACGCGGCGCTCGTCACCGGCGAACTCGAGGCGGGCAAGCCCGATCCGCGGGCGTTCGAGGCCATCCTGGAGGAACTGTCGGTCGCACCCGAGCGAGCCGTGTACGTCGGCGACGAGCGCGAGGCGGACGTGGAGGGGGCGACTCGAGCCGGAATGCGCGCGGTCCAGGTGCTTCGGGCGGATACGGAACCGGACTCGCGGGCGGTTGCGCACGTCGATCAACCCACCATCGCGCGCGACTTGCCCGCGGTTCTGGCGTCGTTGTAG
- a CDS encoding Leu/Phe/Val dehydrogenase, which yields MVHGKMAASGHEQVTHFVDDETGLEAIVAIHDTTLGPSLGGTRLLPYESHDAALRDVMRLSRAMTYKAAAADLDLGGGKAVIRADPSEKTEDLMAAYGRMIARLGGYYITSVDVNTGVADMDVIAGETDHVVGTSAGLGDPSPITSRGVFEGLRACVEATYGTPDVDGLSVVVQGVGKVGSGLAELLAEHGAEVAVSDIDEEATAALAREYGFETVAPSAVYEQSCDIFAPCAIGGVVNDETIPQLECDIVAGGANNILDERAHAQALHDRNILYAPDYVLNAGGLITVAAEHTGDTREQALADAVAIGDRTRTLIERAEADSVTVLEAADRYALERIEAPKTEAASPSTR from the coding sequence ATGGTACACGGGAAGATGGCCGCGTCCGGCCACGAACAGGTAACGCACTTCGTCGACGACGAAACCGGCCTCGAGGCGATCGTCGCCATCCACGACACGACGCTCGGCCCCTCCCTCGGTGGCACCCGACTCCTGCCCTACGAGAGCCACGACGCCGCCCTGCGCGACGTCATGCGCCTCTCGCGTGCAATGACTTACAAGGCGGCCGCCGCGGACCTCGACCTGGGCGGCGGGAAGGCCGTCATCCGCGCCGACCCGTCCGAGAAAACCGAGGACCTGATGGCGGCCTACGGACGGATGATCGCCCGACTCGGCGGCTACTACATCACCTCAGTCGACGTCAACACCGGTGTCGCGGACATGGACGTGATCGCGGGCGAAACCGACCACGTCGTCGGGACGAGCGCGGGACTCGGAGACCCCTCGCCGATCACGTCCCGCGGCGTCTTCGAGGGACTGCGAGCCTGCGTCGAGGCCACCTACGGGACGCCCGACGTGGACGGCCTCTCCGTCGTCGTCCAGGGCGTCGGAAAGGTCGGCAGCGGCCTCGCCGAGCTCCTCGCCGAGCACGGCGCCGAGGTCGCGGTGAGCGACATCGACGAGGAGGCGACGGCCGCGCTCGCCCGCGAATACGGGTTCGAGACCGTCGCCCCCTCGGCCGTCTACGAACAGTCCTGTGACATCTTCGCCCCCTGTGCGATCGGCGGCGTCGTCAACGACGAGACGATTCCGCAACTCGAGTGCGACATCGTTGCTGGTGGGGCGAACAACATCCTCGACGAGCGAGCCCACGCGCAGGCGCTTCACGACCGGAACATTCTCTACGCACCCGACTACGTGCTCAACGCGGGCGGCCTGATCACCGTCGCGGCCGAACACACCGGCGACACGCGAGAACAGGCGCTCGCCGACGCGGTGGCCATCGGTGACCGGACCCGAACGCTCATCGAGCGTGCCGAGGCCGACAGCGTGACCGTGCTCGAGGCCGCGGATCGGTACGCGCTCGAGCGGATCGAGGCGCCGAAGACCGAGGCGGCGTCTCCGTCGACCAGGTAG
- a CDS encoding DUF2240 family protein gives MSLRVAVAAPFKQHGTNRLRENEFVVALSLDRDWFSPDQSQRLIDVATQEGVLERDGPELVATFDPSSVTIDDDFVPGDDLLRERSTFERVLDALVASGVEKHEAVGAINSLQQEYAITIEAAAVVYASGEGIDVDELAPAARSALIEDG, from the coding sequence ATGAGCCTTCGCGTCGCGGTCGCCGCGCCCTTCAAACAACACGGAACGAATCGGCTGCGCGAGAACGAGTTCGTCGTCGCGCTGTCGCTCGATCGCGACTGGTTCTCACCCGATCAGTCACAGCGACTCATCGACGTCGCGACCCAGGAGGGCGTCCTCGAGCGTGACGGTCCCGAACTGGTGGCGACGTTCGATCCCTCGAGCGTGACCATCGACGACGACTTCGTCCCCGGCGACGACCTGCTCAGAGAACGGTCGACGTTCGAGCGCGTCCTGGACGCGCTGGTCGCCTCGGGCGTCGAAAAGCACGAGGCCGTCGGCGCGATCAACTCGCTCCAGCAAGAGTACGCGATCACGATCGAGGCCGCCGCAGTCGTCTACGCCAGTGGAGAGGGGATCGACGTCGACGAACTCGCCCCCGCCGCTCGCTCGGCGTTGATCGAAGACGGTTAG
- a CDS encoding ribonuclease H → MAAHGRPALRDLFDESPTPHIAHPPSTHHRDFYVATDGSFRRAGGGLGAVIETRDGTRVGRIAATDAPPDNNVAEYRALHLGLDVLAARAPVDARVGILVDHDQLASNVNAAILAAGHPDHKPPRPYTVPAATTHHWRGIIARLNRFGEVRAARIDSSQNPAHPLANAPEEYAHVNRELDRCVLPDPPEVTSTQVPPPSRANRNQGGRASD, encoded by the coding sequence ATGGCCGCTCACGGCCGCCCCGCACTTCGGGACCTGTTCGACGAGTCGCCGACGCCGCACATCGCCCACCCCCCGTCGACCCATCATCGTGACTTCTACGTCGCCACCGACGGGTCATTCCGACGGGCTGGCGGCGGCCTCGGGGCCGTCATCGAAACGCGCGACGGCACGCGCGTCGGTCGCATCGCAGCCACCGACGCACCGCCGGACAACAACGTCGCGGAGTACCGGGCGCTCCACCTCGGTCTCGACGTTCTCGCAGCCAGGGCGCCAGTCGACGCCCGCGTCGGCATCCTCGTCGATCACGACCAACTCGCGAGCAACGTCAACGCCGCAATCCTGGCCGCCGGACACCCCGACCACAAACCACCCCGACCGTACACCGTCCCGGCGGCGACGACCCATCACTGGCGCGGGATCATCGCCAGACTCAACCGGTTCGGTGAGGTCCGAGCCGCCCGCATCGACAGCAGCCAGAACCCCGCACACCCCCTCGCGAACGCCCCCGAGGAGTACGCCCACGTCAACCGCGAACTCGACCGGTGCGTGCTCCCCGACCCGCCCGAGGTGACGTCGACGCAGGTCCCGCCGCCGTCTCGAGCCAATCGGAACCAGGGTGGACGGGCGTCCGACTGA